Proteins encoded in a region of the Quercus lobata isolate SW786 chromosome 8, ValleyOak3.0 Primary Assembly, whole genome shotgun sequence genome:
- the LOC115956175 gene encoding MARCKS-related protein 1-A-like translates to MERQAEDQRQKLHLTEIDLATQRQLVIDLKLQKAMVAAQLAKKATKAKKQPLTIQAALPLPKASKGSSQAGNQSQGDEGDKDKGKGKEKKPSSEAKDTAKDKEAAAKVKEAEAKTKEADPKAKDTPTSQPSQKDDPPAPKAKA, encoded by the exons ATGGAAAGGCAGGCTGAGGATCAACGCCAAAAACTGCACTTGACCGAGATAGATCTGGCTACCCAAAGGCAGTTGGTTATAGATCTTAAGCTGCAAAAGGCCATGGTGGCAGCTCAACTGGCCAAGAAAGCAACTAAGGCTAAGAAGCAA CCCTTAACTATCCAAGCTGCTCTCCCTCTCCCTAAGGCTTCGAAGGGATCTAGCCAAGCTGGTAATCAAAGCCAGGGGGATGAGGGGGACAAAGACAAGGGTAAGGGCAAGGAGAAAAAGCCCTCCTCAGAAGCCAAGGACACTGCCAAGGACAAGGAAGCTGCAGCAAAGGTGAAGGAAGCAGAGGCTAAGACCAAAGAAGCTGATCCTAAGGCTAAGGACACTCCTACCTCGCAGCCGAGCCAAAAAGACGACCCTCCTGCTCCCAAGGCCAAGGCCTAG